A portion of the Deinococcus peraridilitoris DSM 19664 genome contains these proteins:
- a CDS encoding DUF1440 domain-containing protein — protein sequence MIKERNMLVEAALGALAGGAAAWMMGKATSYLYDQENQQAREREDAARDGKMAYGVAAEKAAELMDQELDDDQRQQYGSAIHWALSLAAGAAYGVMRDAVPLSGWSKGLLFGAAFWLTVDEAGNAALGLTKPPQAFPWQTHARGLAGHLVFGVVTEACFQLFDAHQ from the coding sequence ATGATCAAGGAACGCAACATGCTGGTTGAGGCGGCCCTGGGTGCGCTCGCTGGAGGGGCAGCGGCGTGGATGATGGGGAAAGCGACGTCGTACCTGTACGACCAGGAAAACCAGCAGGCCCGCGAGCGCGAAGATGCGGCGCGTGACGGAAAGATGGCGTATGGCGTCGCGGCAGAGAAGGCAGCGGAATTGATGGACCAGGAACTCGATGACGACCAACGACAGCAGTACGGGTCCGCCATTCACTGGGCGCTCAGCCTGGCAGCCGGCGCGGCGTATGGGGTGATGCGTGACGCTGTTCCGCTGTCCGGCTGGTCGAAAGGACTGCTGTTCGGCGCGGCATTTTGGCTGACGGTCGACGAGGCAGGAAACGCGGCCCTCGGTCTGACCAAGCCGCCACAGGCATTTCCCTGGCAGACGCACGCGCGCGGCCTGGCAGGACACCTGGTGTTCGGCGTCGTGACCGAAGCCTGTTTTCAGCTGTTCGACGCCCACCAATAG
- the moaA gene encoding GTP 3',8-cyclase MoaA, giving the protein MPLLLDALSRPLRDLRISVTDRCNLRCTYCMPAEVFGPDYAFLPRAELLTFEEIETLARVFVRAGVRKLRLTGGEPLLRRDLPELIARLAGIPEVEDVALTTNGLLLARLAPALRAAGLRRVTVSLDALDSVVFGRMNGLNVLVERVLEGIEAAAQAGLGVKINTVVQRGVNDDQLRALWEYFRDRHVLRFIEFMDVGNHNGWSTEHVVPSGEVLARLGGDFTAADPNYRGEVASRYVDGQGREVGLISSVTAPFCGDCSRARLSAQGVLYTCLFASGGTDLRAPLREGAGEDQLYALLEEVWRGRTDRYSEERTEATPRTKVEMSHIGG; this is encoded by the coding sequence GTGCCTCTCCTGCTGGACGCCCTCAGCCGCCCCCTGCGGGACCTGCGCATCTCGGTGACCGACCGCTGTAACCTGCGCTGCACCTACTGCATGCCCGCCGAGGTGTTCGGGCCGGACTACGCGTTCCTGCCACGCGCCGAGCTCCTCACCTTCGAGGAAATCGAGACGCTCGCGCGGGTGTTCGTGCGCGCGGGCGTGCGCAAGCTGCGTCTGACGGGTGGTGAGCCGCTGCTGCGCCGCGATCTGCCCGAGCTCATCGCGCGCCTCGCGGGAATTCCGGAGGTGGAGGATGTCGCCCTCACCACCAACGGGCTGCTGCTCGCCCGCCTCGCCCCGGCCCTGAGGGCCGCCGGACTGCGGCGTGTGACGGTCAGCCTCGACGCCCTCGATTCCGTGGTGTTCGGGCGCATGAACGGTCTGAACGTCCTGGTCGAGCGGGTGCTGGAAGGCATCGAGGCCGCCGCGCAGGCGGGCCTGGGCGTCAAGATCAACACCGTCGTGCAGCGCGGGGTGAACGACGACCAGCTGCGCGCCCTGTGGGAATACTTCCGTGACCGGCACGTGCTGCGCTTCATCGAGTTCATGGATGTCGGTAACCACAACGGCTGGAGTACCGAGCACGTTGTTCCCTCGGGCGAGGTCCTCGCCCGGTTGGGCGGTGACTTCACGGCGGCAGACCCCAACTACCGCGGTGAGGTCGCGTCGCGCTATGTGGACGGGCAGGGCCGCGAGGTCGGCCTGATCTCCAGCGTCACGGCGCCCTTCTGCGGGGACTGCTCGCGGGCGCGCCTCTCTGCGCAGGGCGTGCTGTACACCTGCCTCTTCGCCTCGGGCGGCACCGATTTGCGCGCGCCCCTGCGAGAAGGAGCAGGCGAGGACCAACTCTACGCGCTGCTCGAAGAGGTCTGGCGTGGCCGGACCGACCGCTATTCCGAGGAGCGCACCGAAGCCACCCCACGCACCAAAGTCGAAATGTCCCACATCGGCGGTTGA
- the moaD gene encoding molybdopterin converting factor subunit 1, whose product MNVTVLFFARLKREAGTEQVHVELPPGSSARDLAAGVSEQHGVSLQGCMIAVNEQYATPDTLLRDGDEVAFLPPVAGGSGEGQGEADTCLLTDAPLSLGEAQDFVTRPQWGAQAFFVGTVRSPNQGVDIAFIDYEAYPPMARRVLQDAANAARAKFALGGVYLAHRTGRLLPGEASIIIAVGSAHRRAALEGCDFLIEHLKVHIPVWKLEVGVNGERWVEGTAGAPTL is encoded by the coding sequence GTGAACGTCACCGTCCTCTTCTTCGCGCGGCTGAAACGCGAGGCCGGTACGGAACAGGTGCACGTCGAACTGCCGCCGGGCAGCTCTGCGCGTGACCTCGCTGCCGGGGTGAGCGAGCAGCACGGCGTCTCGCTGCAGGGCTGCATGATCGCCGTGAACGAGCAGTACGCCACGCCCGACACCCTGCTGAGGGACGGGGACGAGGTCGCGTTTCTGCCGCCCGTCGCCGGCGGCAGCGGCGAAGGACAGGGTGAGGCGGACACCTGCCTGCTGACCGACGCGCCCCTCAGCCTGGGCGAGGCGCAGGATTTCGTGACGCGGCCCCAGTGGGGCGCTCAGGCCTTTTTCGTCGGGACTGTCCGCTCGCCCAACCAGGGAGTGGACATCGCTTTTATCGACTACGAAGCCTATCCACCGATGGCGCGGCGGGTGTTGCAGGACGCCGCGAACGCCGCACGCGCGAAGTTCGCGCTTGGCGGGGTGTATCTCGCGCACCGCACGGGTCGCCTCTTGCCCGGCGAGGCGAGCATCATCATCGCCGTGGGCAGCGCGCACCGCCGCGCCGCGCTGGAGGGCTGCGACTTTCTGATCGAGCACCTCAAGGTGCATATTCCGGTCTGGAAACTGGAAGTCGGCGTGAACGGTGAACGCTGGGTGGAGGGTACCGCCGGGGCGCCCACCCTGTAA